One genomic window of Macaca mulatta isolate MMU2019108-1 chromosome 8, T2T-MMU8v2.0, whole genome shotgun sequence includes the following:
- the GOT1L1 gene encoding putative aspartate aminotransferase, cytoplasmic 2: MPTLSVFMDVPLAHKLEGSLLKTYKQDDCPNKMFLAYRVCMTNEGHPWVSLVVQKTRLQISQDPSLDYEYLPTMGLKSFIQASLELLFGKHSQAIVENRVAGVHTVGDSGAFQLGVQFLRAWHKDARIVYIISSQKELHGLVFQDMGFTVCEYSIWDPKKLCVDPDILLNVVEQIPHGCVLVIGNIIDCKLTPSGWAKLVSMIKSKQIFPFFDIPCQGLYTGDLEEDTRILQYFVSQGFEFFCSQSLSKNFGIYDEGVGILVVVAVNNQQLLGVLSQLKGLAEALWLNPPNTGARIITSILCNPALLAEWKQSLKEVVENIMLTKEKVKEKLRLLGTPGSWGHITEQSGTHGYLGLNSQQVEYLVRKKHIYIPKNSQINFSCINANNINYITEGINEAVLLSEGSEICLPKEKKP, translated from the exons ATGCCCACCCTTTCAGTGTTCATGGATGTGCCCCTCGCTCACAAGCTAGAGGGCAGCTTGTTAAAGACCTACAAACAAGATGATTGCCCGAACAAGATGTTCTTAGCCTATAGAG TCTGCATGACAAATGAAGGCCATCCCTGGGTTTCTCTCGTGGTGCAGAAGACCCGACTACAGATTTCACAGGATCCCTCCCTGGATTATGAGTACTTGCCCACCATGGGCCTGAAATCATTCATCCAGGCCTCTCTAGAACTCCTCTTTGGAAAGCACAGCCAAGCCATTGTGGAGAACCGG GTAGCGGGTGTACATACTGTTGGTGACAGTGGTGCCTTCCAGCTTGGGGTCCAGTTTCTCAGAGCTTGGCATAAGGATGCTCGTATAGTTTACATCATCTCTTCTCAAAAAG AACTGCATGGACTCGTCTTCCAGGACATGGGCTTTACAGTTTGTGAATACTCCATCTGGGACCCCAAGAAGCTATGCGTGGACCCCGACATACTCCTCAATGTGGTGGAG CAGATCCCACATGGCTGTGTCCTTGTGATTGGGAACATTATCGACTGCAAGTTGACACCAAGTGGGTGGGCAAAGTTGGTGTCCATGATAAAG AGCAAGCAGATATTCCCATTTTTTGATATTCCCTGTCAAGGTTTATACACCGGTGACTTGGAAGAAGATACTAGAATCTTACAATACTTTGTGTCTCAGGGCTTTGAGTTCTTCTGCAGCCAGTCTCTGTCCAAGAATTTTGGCATTTATG ATGAAGGAGTGGGGATCCTAGTGGTGGTGGCAGTCAACAACCAGCAGCTGCTGGGTGTCCTCTCCCAGCTGAAGGGATTAGCCGAGGCCCTGTGGCTAAATCCTCCCAACACGGGTGCACGCATCATCACCTCCATCCTCTGCAACCCTGCTCTGCTGGCAGAATG GAAGCAGAGTCTAAAAGAAGTTGTAGAGAACATCATGTTAACCAAggaaaaagtgaaggagaaactcCGGCTCCTGGGAACCCCTGGGTCTTGGGGTCACATCACTGAGCAGAGTGGGACCCATGGCTATCTTGGACTCAACT CCCAGCAGGTGGAATACCTGGTCAGGAAGAAGCACATCTACATCCCCAAGAACAGTCAGATTAACTTCAGCTGCATCAATGCCAACAACATAAATTACATCACTGAGGGCATCAATGAGGCTGTCCTCCTCTCAGAGGGCTCAGAGATATgtcttccaaaggaaaaaaaaccctga